In Clostridia bacterium, one DNA window encodes the following:
- a CDS encoding ABC transporter permease, producing the protein MNKFKLFFVSIGNWFKKVFTIIGNWFKKVFTIIGSWFKKVFTLVGNWFKKVFTPVGNWFKKVFTPVGSWFKKVFTPVGSWIKKLFIINGNKTKFGKLLTSSSSKSLYASLICILSGILIGFLLLLITSLASPNISLGNAFDGFRVIIGSIFYKKTVDGVLIFGINANSIGDMIFRATPVLMTGLSVAFAFKSGLFNIGASGQYLMGTAASLYIALSIPQTVPVWLIWIFAFFGAIIAGMLWGAIPGLFKTLFNTNEVITCIMTNWIAANLVTMLFDGSALRNITEAGKSGYIKPTSANGVFNPSFGIRGLFEGSYADGGIVIAIFIAILIYFIINKSKFGYELRATGLNRRATKYAGMREKRNIIFSMAIAGGLAAAGAALYWLNGRTEFAWNTSTSLPIEGFNGIPVALLASSNPIGIIFASLFMAFLNIGGVKLSVATAFNEHIAGIIVAIIVYFSGFSKFFVDLFNSNKKVKHKLNLTAIADGQTATLSQNIESQDVESQNIESQDVEVKIINEEIPNENTKEEADK; encoded by the coding sequence ATGAATAAATTTAAGTTGTTTTTTGTCTCGATAGGTAATTGGTTTAAGAAAGTCTTTACAATTATTGGTAATTGGTTTAAGAAAGTCTTTACAATAATTGGTAGTTGGTTTAAGAAAGTTTTTACGCTGGTAGGTAATTGGTTTAAGAAAGTTTTTACGCCGGTAGGTAATTGGTTTAAGAAAGTTTTTACACCGGTAGGTAGTTGGTTTAAGAAAGTTTTTACACCGGTAGGTAGTTGGATTAAAAAACTATTTATAATAAATGGTAATAAAACAAAATTTGGAAAGTTGTTAACATCTTCTTCTTCAAAATCGCTGTACGCTTCGTTAATATGTATTTTATCGGGGATACTAATTGGTTTTTTACTGTTATTGATAACTTCACTTGCTAGTCCAAACATTTCTCTTGGTAACGCTTTTGACGGATTTAGAGTAATTATTGGAAGTATTTTTTATAAAAAAACCGTCGACGGCGTATTAATCTTTGGAATTAATGCTAATTCGATTGGCGATATGATATTTAGGGCTACTCCCGTGCTTATGACGGGTTTGTCGGTTGCTTTTGCCTTTAAGTCCGGTTTATTTAACATTGGCGCATCGGGGCAATATTTAATGGGTACTGCGGCATCGCTATATATCGCATTATCTATTCCACAAACTGTTCCGGTATGGTTGATATGGATTTTTGCCTTCTTTGGGGCTATTATTGCCGGTATGTTATGGGGGGCTATACCCGGTTTATTTAAGACGTTATTTAACACAAACGAAGTAATAACCTGCATAATGACTAACTGGATAGCCGCTAACCTAGTAACTATGCTTTTTGATGGTAGCGCTTTAAGAAACATAACCGAAGCCGGTAAGTCCGGCTATATTAAGCCTACTAGCGCAAACGGAGTATTCAACCCCAGTTTTGGCATAAGGGGGCTGTTTGAAGGTTCGTATGCCGATGGCGGTATAGTCATAGCTATATTTATAGCTATCCTTATCTATTTTATAATAAATAAATCAAAATTTGGTTACGAATTGCGCGCGACAGGACTCAATAGACGAGCTACTAAATATGCCGGTATGCGTGAAAAACGCAACATTATATTTTCTATGGCAATAGCCGGCGGTCTTGCTGCGGCAGGCGCTGCCTTATACTGGCTAAATGGCAGAACAGAATTTGCTTGGAATACTTCAACTTCGCTTCCTATCGAAGGTTTTAATGGTATTCCCGTTGCTTTACTGGCAAGCAGTAATCCTATTGGCATTATATTTGCTTCGTTATTTATGGCGTTTTTAAATATCGGTGGCGTTAAGTTATCTGTCGCTACGGCGTTTAACGAACATATAGCGGGTATTATAGTTGCCATAATAGTATATTTTAGCGGATTTAGTAAATTCTTTGTTGATTTATTTAACTCTAACAAAAAAGTAAAACATAAGTTAAATTTAACTGCAATCGCTGACGGTCAAACCGCAACGCTTTCGCAAAATATTGAAAGTCAAGATGTTGAAAGTCAAAATATTGAAAGTCAAGATGTTGAAGTTAAAATAATAAATGAAGAAATTCCAAATGAAAATACTAAGGAGGAAGCAGATAAATGA
- a CDS encoding ABC transporter ATP-binding protein, with amino-acid sequence MEENSKTEFLNSEYAVEMRNITKLFPGIVANDNVTLQLKKGEIHALLGENGAGKSTLMSVLFGLYQAEEGEIFVYGKKVDIKDPNDANELGIGMVHQHFKLVDVYSVVDNIILGCEPTKCGFIAKKLAEQKIIDLCQKYNMPLNPDALIENLTVGQQQKVEILKMLYRNNEILIFDEPTAVLTPQEIEELLGAMKDFASQGKSILFITHKLNEIMAVADRCTILRKGKCVGTVNIKDTDKQQLSKLMVGRDVEFSVHKEELEVGEEVLTVNNLQIISQRTKKHVINDVSFAVGSREIVAIAGIEGNGQSELVYAISGITGQKSGDIKLCNVDITHSSVRVRNNLGLTHIPEDRHKYGLILDFSLEDNLILKDYFTKEFCNRFGFMRRKNIRKRAETLIAKFDIRSGQGSITPVRSMSGGNQQKAILAREISLQPKLLVAVQPTRGLDVGSIEFIHSQIVKARKQGCAVLLVSYELDEVMNLADRILVIYEGEIVAELNPKTTSVQEIGLYMSGSKKNIKEAINE; translated from the coding sequence ATGGAAGAAAACAGTAAAACTGAGTTTCTTAACAGCGAATATGCTGTTGAAATGCGTAACATTACTAAACTTTTTCCTGGTATTGTTGCAAATGATAATGTAACCTTACAACTAAAAAAAGGCGAAATTCACGCTCTTCTTGGTGAAAATGGCGCAGGAAAAAGTACCTTAATGAGCGTCCTTTTTGGGCTATATCAAGCCGAAGAAGGCGAAATATTCGTTTACGGAAAAAAAGTAGATATTAAAGACCCTAACGACGCAAATGAGTTAGGCATAGGTATGGTACATCAACACTTTAAATTAGTTGATGTTTATTCTGTGGTTGACAATATTATTCTTGGTTGCGAACCTACAAAATGTGGATTTATTGCAAAAAAGTTAGCAGAACAAAAAATAATAGATTTATGTCAAAAATATAATATGCCACTAAACCCCGATGCGTTAATTGAAAATCTTACCGTTGGACAACAACAAAAAGTTGAAATACTTAAAATGTTGTATCGCAACAACGAAATACTTATCTTTGACGAACCCACAGCCGTACTTACTCCGCAAGAAATAGAAGAATTGCTTGGCGCAATGAAAGACTTTGCTAGTCAAGGCAAATCAATTCTTTTTATCACCCACAAATTAAATGAAATAATGGCGGTTGCCGATAGATGTACTATTCTTAGAAAGGGTAAATGCGTTGGTACGGTTAATATTAAAGATACCGACAAACAACAACTATCCAAATTGATGGTTGGTAGAGATGTCGAGTTTAGCGTACATAAAGAAGAACTTGAAGTCGGCGAGGAAGTTCTAACAGTAAATAATCTTCAAATTATTAGTCAAAGGACAAAAAAACACGTTATAAATGACGTAAGTTTTGCCGTAGGGAGTCGTGAAATTGTGGCTATTGCAGGTATTGAAGGCAACGGTCAATCGGAATTAGTCTACGCTATATCCGGAATAACAGGACAAAAAAGCGGTGACATTAAACTTTGCAATGTTGATATTACTCATTCCTCAGTGCGTGTTCGCAACAACTTAGGTTTGACGCATATACCCGAAGATAGGCACAAATACGGGCTAATTCTTGATTTTTCCCTTGAAGACAATCTAATACTTAAAGATTATTTTACCAAAGAGTTTTGTAATCGCTTTGGGTTTATGAGAAGGAAGAATATTAGAAAAAGAGCCGAAACATTAATTGCAAAATTCGATATACGTTCCGGGCAAGGTAGCATTACTCCGGTTAGGAGTATGTCGGGAGGCAATCAACAAAAAGCTATTCTAGCTAGGGAAATATCCTTACAGCCCAAACTTCTTGTAGCCGTTCAACCTACTAGGGGGCTTGACGTTGGTTCAATCGAATTTATTCACAGTCAAATAGTCAAAGCTCGCAAACAAGGTTGCGCAGTTTTGCTTGTTAGTTACGAGTTAGACGAAGTTATGAACCTTGCAGATAGAATATTAGTAATTTACGAAGGTGAAATTGTTGCCGAACTTAATCCTAAGACTACAAGCGTTCAAGAAATAGGGTTATATATGTCGGGTAGCAAGAAGAATATAAAGGAGGCAATAAATGAATAA